The genomic interval AATAAAGTATGATTTGTGACAATTTATCAGCGAGTCTTAGCAGACGTTTGTGGGCGCGAGTGAGAATTTATTCGGGAATGTCTTGAAGCATTATTTTGGTGAAGGGGTTGTTTTACCCCAACAGAAGATGTTACCGCCAGGGCACGATTTACATTACACGGCTGATTTTCTGATTGTGGAACCCACCACTGGGCTACACCTAGATGTTGAAGTGGATGAGCCGATATCGTTTGCGACGGGAAAACCTACTCACTGTATTGGGGAGGATGACTACAGGAACAAGTGCTTTGTCGAAGCTAACTGGGTGGTAGTGCGGTTCGCAGAGGAACAGATTTCCAGCCAGCCGGAGCGTTGTGCGCTTGTCATCGCTATTGCGATCGCAAAACTGACGGGTAATACTACTTATGAAGAGAAGTTGCGCCATGCGGGTAGGGTAGACGCTATTAAGCAGTGGACACCTCGTCAGGCTACGAAGTTGAAGAAAAGTAATTACCGCCAGGGGTATTTGGCATATAGGAACTAGTGCAATTCGTCAACGGGAGCTGTAGGGCAAAGCCCTTCGATGGATGTAGGGTAGCAAGGAAAGCTTGTACAGTAAGCTTTTTAACCTTTTTCAACTGGATAGCAATCGCCACCCTGCAATAGTAAAGTTTTTCAGGTATTTAGCAAAAGAGTTCTAGGAAGGGTGAACCCATGACAAAACTGGACAACCTTTTACAAATATTACTAGTTAGAGTTGATGTTATTGACGCAGTGAGGCGGTTATTGACAAATAACCGTAAATTCTACACGACTCAAACCGCCTCACTGCGAAGGTTGTCCAGTTTTGTCTAGGAAAAATGTAGCGGCTACTACTGGTGATATTTTCGAGAAAAAATTAGGGAATTTATCAAGATGAGCAAGTGCGTTACAGATTCTACGCATACGAATCAAATTGACCAACTTATCGAGTCTTTCGGCACAACGCTAGAGAAACTTACCCTAGCTGATAAGTTGGCATTGCGGGTGACATTAACATATTGGTTATTCCACCGCGAAGTTGCTGATTTAGGTGAGTATACTTTAAATCATGCCTTAGAGGATATGATGCAGGGATATTCAGAAGACTGCCAAATTAATTTGAAAAAAGCGATTGCGATTTTACAAGGTATTGGCAAGGATGAAGCAGAAGAGTTAATTCAATCACTTACGGCTCAACTACGCTCTTTGTAAAAAATATTGAACTAACGGCTTTGGCGCTAAGTAGGAAAGCACAAAAAAACATAACTATAGCAGTCCTAAATGATTTGTAAATATTGAGTTAAGACTGTTGACTGTCAACTGTTAACAGTCAACAGCCCAAACGAACTGTTCACCTATCAAATAGGATTGCTATATGTTCAGAAAGATTAAGGCATTGAAATCCTCTTCCGTTGAGCTCCCACTGCCTTGTCTCAACGACAAATATTTGTGCTGACCTATTTATCATATACGCGGTGTCCGAGTCTCATCGCATTATTTAGACAGTTGGCTGTTCCCCCTGGTTGCCCGTCCCAAATGGCGATTACCGCATCGTGTTCTGGTTTTCCCTTCAGTTGAGATAGCATCCATTTATTGCGGTTGTCCAGGCACTTGAAAGAACCAGCTTCCTGATAAGGGAGGTTTGACACGTATTTGATACATTTTGCCTGGGAGAGGAGTTGGTGATATTTGAGCTGGTCACCCTCTTTCCATTTGGCATCCTGGTTTGTACATGGCACGGCGGCGGTAAGAATCACCTCAATATTCGGATTATTTTTCTGCTCCAAGACGATTTCGGCGACGGCAGTGTCTACCCCTAACGCCATACCAGAATAAAATTCTACCCTTTGGTACTTCCATTCCACCGCGCGCTCGCAAATTCTATTAACTAGAAGTGCAATTGATGAGCATGTTTTGTTCCAAATATCTGGGTGTTTAAACTTTTGTCTACGATTGCCAATGAATACAACTCTAAGAGTGGGTTTATCTTCTATTAGGTGGTCTACAAACTCTTGAGGAAGCCAGATGTTGGGAGGAAGGTAAATGTCTGCAAACAGTCCACCTATCTTTGTGGCTGAGTAACCAGCCAGGCTACAGCCAATTGCAGAGAAGAGGAATTCCAGTTCTGGGTGCGCTGCTGCATAGTTGATTACTTCTGAAATTTGATATTTAATTTGGGGAAGGGGGATTGAGCATTTACCCTTGGACAGGTCTTTGGTGATAATTCCCCAGGAGCGACCTTGAAGCCCTTGGGGGTTGCCGTACTGGGCGTCGCAGTGCTGACGGGCAAATAAGGCACCACCTGCCCCGTGCTTTCCTTCAGTGTTGGAGCCAAAGACGAAAATTTGATTTTCTCCTAGTTTGGTAATCCGATTGGGAATAATTTTGTAAGGGTGATTATTTGGCATTTGGTTGCTTTACCTAAAAGAAAAGATTGGGGTATTTGCGGTTAATTTTTTCTACTTCTGCTTAAGCAGCAGTTAGCGACGAGAGTTGTCACAACCGCTTTTTAATATGGCTGCTTGTCTAGAATTTTGGGTTTTGAAAACTAATGGTAATGCTTCTTTATCTAAATTTTCTGTTTGCTAAAAAATCGGTATTTACTCATTTTTTTCTATAACTGGTAGCAGTTGATGGCTGAATGATTGAATGTAGTTTGGTGCGGTGTTACCTGGCATATAGTTGACGAATGCAGCTTGTATCTCTAACATGAATACCAGAATAAACAAGCTGCTAAATCCGTAAATAAGGATGTAAAGTAAGTTGTCGATAAAATGAACTAAAGTTTCCATTTGCAGTTGCCTTTTAATACTGAATTGTTGTTGCCTTGATGAAGTGAGTTACGTTACGCAATTTCTTCTAGTATCATGAGAGCGAAGCTGCTGTGGTGTTTTATATTGTCGGATATTTTTATCCTTTCCCCTTATAGGTACAAGATAATCTTAAGAGTTAATAAAAAACATGGTTGAGATTTTACTCAACCACGATGGTAATCTTTCAGGTATTTTGTCTTATCCAACTTCGCTTATGCCATCATTTCTGGTTTTTATTGTTGCGACTTTTTCCACTTGATTGCACTTTAAACCGTACCTGCTTTCCGATAGTTACCTCAGCAACATGGCTGATATCTTGACCAGATTTGTAAGCTTCGAGAATTGCCTTATTGTTAGCTTGGTACTTGATAGTTCTAAACTCATCCGGAAAATCTTCATCATCTACTTCTAATAGCAAGTTAGCCACTTTAGGTGGGTTATCTCTAATCTCAATCACCCTTTCCTTACCGATATTTTTGTCATTGATTAATCCAATCTCGTATAAATGGATGAGGGTGCGCTTGATTTGTTCAAGTTGAGTTTTTCGGCGTGAAATTACTTGGTTGTGGAGTTCGGCTACTCGCGCTTTTCTTTCCTCCCAGGTTTCGAGGTCAAGGTTTAGCTGATCAACTACCCAGGCGATCGCATCGATTTTGGTTTCGATACCA from Mastigocladopsis repens PCC 10914 carries:
- a CDS encoding A1S_2505 family phage non-structural protein encodes the protein MPNNHPYKIIPNRITKLGENQIFVFGSNTEGKHGAGGALFARQHCDAQYGNPQGLQGRSWGIITKDLSKGKCSIPLPQIKYQISEVINYAAAHPELEFLFSAIGCSLAGYSATKIGGLFADIYLPPNIWLPQEFVDHLIEDKPTLRVVFIGNRRQKFKHPDIWNKTCSSIALLVNRICERAVEWKYQRVEFYSGMALGVDTAVAEIVLEQKNNPNIEVILTAAVPCTNQDAKWKEGDQLKYHQLLSQAKCIKYVSNLPYQEAGSFKCLDNRNKWMLSQLKGKPEHDAVIAIWDGQPGGTANCLNNAMRLGHRVYDK
- a CDS encoding siphovirus Gp157 family protein, translating into MTQAQMREINQLTLKELSLDAAKLWSQIEEASELGEEGKVEQLVQELMGVQDGIETKIDAIAWVVDQLNLDLETWEERKARVAELHNQVISRRKTQLEQIKRTLIHLYEIGLINDKNIGKERVIEIRDNPPKVANLLLEVDDEDFPDEFRTIKYQANNKAILEAYKSGQDISHVAEVTIGKQVRFKVQSSGKSRNNKNQK